GGGTTCCTATTGCTTTGATCTTATGACACCTGCAGGTGTCATAAGCGGGCTTGAAATGGGCATACCTGGGCTGCTGAATGTTGAGAATGCTGTTGGCGCCATGGGACTGGCTTTGCTTAACGGAGTGCAGCCAGATGAGATTCGCAGGGCTTTACCTATGTTCAGGGGTATCAGGCGCCGTTTTGATATCTGGCATAAGACTGAAGACTTTGCCTTTATTGATGATTATGCTCACCATCCCGAGGAAATCAGGGCTACAGTGCAGAGTGTTAGACTGATGTATCCCGGTTATCATCTGACCGGAGTATTTCAGCCTCACCTATATACCAGAACCCGTGATTTTGCTGATGGCTTTGCTGATGCCTTGTCGTTGCTCGATGAGGTAGTACTGGCAGATATATATCCGGCAAGGGAAGAACCTATTCCGGGCATCACCAGCAGGAGCATAGGGGAACTGATTAGTGGTACTCCGGTAACTTATGTAGAGTATGATAAACTAATTGAGAGTCTGACGCCAAGAAAGGATGTACCGCAGGTCATCCTGACCATGGGGGCTGGGGATATAGACAGGCTGGTTCCTGTGCTTGCTGAGAAGTTTAAACTATTGAAAAAGTAATTGTTATTGTTAAAAACTATAGTCAAAGTGTTGATAATTATTGATCCTGACTTGCAGGGTCTTGAGTTTAAAACAGTTATATTTAGCCGGTCAGGCGGCTTTCGGGAATAAGATATGAGAAAGGCTGTCAAAATATTGAAGTGGGGTATTGTACTGGTGTACTTTCCTGTGATGTTGTCCTTTGTGGCAGTCAGTCACAGGTCTGTAGTCTGTTCGGATGTCAGAGTGTATGTCAAGGATAGTGCAGAAGCCCGCTTTATAGATGCTGCCGAGATAAGAAAGCTACTGCTTGACAAATATCCCTCATTGCTGGGTGAGCCGGTTAGGAGTTTGAACTTTGAGGAATTAGAGAACTTTGTTAAGCGTAACAGTTCGGTTCGTACCTGTGAGGTATTTAATTCGGGTTCCGGAGTTTTAAACATAGAACTGACCCAGTACAAACCTATTGTCAGGGTGCTGGCATCAAACGGAACTTTCTATCTTGACAGTGAAGGACATCAGATACCTGTATCGTCGCGTTTTTCGGCAAGAGTACTTGTTGCAAACGGAACAATACCGGACGATAAAACAGAACTGTTGAATGTGGCTCGTCTGATCGCTTCCGATCCCTTCTGGGAGGCTCAGTTTGAGCAACTTTATATACGTAGAAATAACGATTACGTTTTGGTACCACGGGTTGGTGATCATTTGATACTGCTCGGTCCGCCTGAGGAAGTTGAGATCAAACTGAGAAACCTCAGGGCTTTATATCAAAGTGGACTGGACCCAAAGGAGTGGAACGAATACAAGGTGATCAACCTGAAGTTTAAGAATCAGGTGATCTGTTCGAGATGTAAGTTATAGTAGTGAGTAAAGAAGATTTTTTAGATATAGATAAACCCCATAGAAATGAATCAAGAAGCTAAACTGGTTGCTGCTATTGATATCGGAACCACCAAGGTTGTGGCTATTGCCGGGCGCAGGTATCCTGACGGCGAAGTGGAAATTCTGGGAGTGGAGAAGACGCCTTCAACCGGTGTCAAGAGGGGCGTGATTCTGAATATTGAAGAGACTGTTTCTGCGATCAGGGAGGTGGTTTCCCGTCTTGAAACAAGGCTTGATGTGCGTATTGGTGAAGTATATGTGGGTATGGCCGGCTATTCAATGAAGAGCCTTACAAATCGTTGTTACCGGTTTATCGATCCAAATAAGGAGATTTCTACCTTTGATCTTGAAGAACTTAGAAAAGACAGTCATAAGATATCACTGGAGCCAGGAGAGAAGGTAATCCACGTAATAGCGCAGGATTATAGTGTGGATAATGAGCATGGAGAAAGGAATCCTGTCGGTATGGCTGGTCACAGGCTGGAAGGATACTACCATGTTGTTATAGGTCGTATGACTGCTATCAAGAACATAGAGAAGTGTATTCACAGGGCTGGTCTTCAACTCAAGGGTATAATTCTTGAACCTTTGGCTTCCGCTCACGCTGTACTTACTAAGGACGAGATGGAGGGCGGTGTAGTAATGGTTGACATTGGTGGAGGCACAACCGACCTGGCAATCTTCCAGAACGGAGTTGTTCGTCATACTGCTGTTATTCCCTTTGGTGGAAACGTAGTTACCAACGACATCA
The genomic region above belongs to Xiashengella succiniciproducens and contains:
- a CDS encoding cell division protein FtsQ/DivIB, with translation MRKAVKILKWGIVLVYFPVMLSFVAVSHRSVVCSDVRVYVKDSAEARFIDAAEIRKLLLDKYPSLLGEPVRSLNFEELENFVKRNSSVRTCEVFNSGSGVLNIELTQYKPIVRVLASNGTFYLDSEGHQIPVSSRFSARVLVANGTIPDDKTELLNVARLIASDPFWEAQFEQLYIRRNNDYVLVPRVGDHLILLGPPEEVEIKLRNLRALYQSGLDPKEWNEYKVINLKFKNQVICSRCKL
- the ftsA gene encoding cell division protein FtsA, with the translated sequence MNQEAKLVAAIDIGTTKVVAIAGRRYPDGEVEILGVEKTPSTGVKRGVILNIEETVSAIREVVSRLETRLDVRIGEVYVGMAGYSMKSLTNRCYRFIDPNKEISTFDLEELRKDSHKISLEPGEKVIHVIAQDYSVDNEHGERNPVGMAGHRLEGYYHVVIGRMTAIKNIEKCIHRAGLQLKGIILEPLASAHAVLTKDEMEGGVVMVDIGGGTTDLAIFQNGVVRHTAVIPFGGNVVTNDIKEGCSLLFKQAEMLKVQFASAMSSLVREDLYVSIPGMPGWEAKEISFRNLAAIVQARMEEIIEYVAHHIEKSGYYDRLSMGVVVTGGGALLKDIAHLIKLKTGLEVRIGRPSRYLGTTDIAPDQMPFYSTAVGLLVGASEYAAKQVVEAKLFEMPPVAEQPQKEEVRRTVRTKTTKPKSEKEPTLYTGDLFEAIKNRIAGIFDEKDVEM